The Dendropsophus ebraccatus isolate aDenEbr1 chromosome 3, aDenEbr1.pat, whole genome shotgun sequence genome includes a region encoding these proteins:
- the LOC138786794 gene encoding zinc finger protein OZF-like isoform X1 yields the protein MEDTPTGNQPDNCTRRSKRHQISPDISADDEISQDEDEEHSITPVKPSAHNSKYMSSDFFIQIPTNTSSQIVKLNEIQKLDPTKHQKNRVVEKPFSCQECGKSFDRFSALVEHSRIHTGEKPFSCKKCGKSFAMKSRLNAHQRIHTVKPFTCLGCGRCFTHKSRLNEHLEKCLKEKAFPCQKCWKSFNRNCELVEHERTHTGEKPFPCPKCGKCFISNAALNKHKKIHKEKPFLCPECGKSFNSKSAFIKHLNTHPGVQQFQCSKCDKSFPVQSFLVEHERVHKADPFICQECGRNLDSFSALVAHFRIHTGEKPYKCVECGKSYSQKISLISHQKNFHD from the exons atggaggacacTCCTACAGGTAACCAGCCAG ATAATTGTACCAGGAGATCGAAgagacatcagatatctccagatatttcAGCAGATGATGAGATCTCACAAGATGAAGATGAAGAACATTCTATTACCCCAGTTAAACCCTCAGCCCATAACAGCAAATATATGTCATCTGATTTTTTTATACAAATCCCGACAAATACTTCATCGCAGATTGTTAAGCTAAATGAAATTCAGAAATTAGATCCTACTAAACATCAAAAAAATCGCGTAgtagaaaagccattttcatgccaagaatgtgggaaaagttttgatcgtttttCAGCGCTTGTCGAACACtccagaattcacacaggggagaagccgttttcatgcaaAAAATGCGGAAAAAGTTTTGCTATGAAATCAAGACTTAAcgcccatcaaagaattcacacagtgaAGCCATTTACATGCCTGGGatgtgggagatgttttactCATAAATCACGTCTCAATGAACATCTAGAAAAATGCCTAAAGGAAAAAGCATTTCCATGCCAAAAATGTTGGAAGAGTTTTAATAGGAACTGCGAACTTGTTGAACacgagagaactcacacaggggagaagccgtttccATGTCCAAAATGCGGAAAGTGCTTTATTTCCAACGCAGCTcttaacaaacataaaaaaattcacaaagagaagccatttttatgtccggaatgtgggaaaagttttaatTCTAAATCAGCTTTTATTAAACATCTAAACACTCATCCAGGTGTACAGCAATTTCAATGCTCAAAATGTGATAAATCTTTTCCTGTTCAATCATTTCTGGTTGAACATGAAAGAGTTCACAAAGCAGATCCATTTATATGCCAAGAATGTGGAAGGAATCTGGATAGTTTTTCAGCTCTTGTCGCACATTTccgaattcacacaggagagaagccatataaATGCGTAGAATGTGGAAAGTCTTATTCTCAGAAAATTTCTCTTATCTCACATCAGAAAAATTTTCATGACTAG
- the LOC138786794 gene encoding zinc finger protein OZF-like isoform X2: MEDTPTDNCTRRSKRHQISPDISADDEISQDEDEEHSITPVKPSAHNSKYMSSDFFIQIPTNTSSQIVKLNEIQKLDPTKHQKNRVVEKPFSCQECGKSFDRFSALVEHSRIHTGEKPFSCKKCGKSFAMKSRLNAHQRIHTVKPFTCLGCGRCFTHKSRLNEHLEKCLKEKAFPCQKCWKSFNRNCELVEHERTHTGEKPFPCPKCGKCFISNAALNKHKKIHKEKPFLCPECGKSFNSKSAFIKHLNTHPGVQQFQCSKCDKSFPVQSFLVEHERVHKADPFICQECGRNLDSFSALVAHFRIHTGEKPYKCVECGKSYSQKISLISHQKNFHD; encoded by the exons atggaggacacTCCTACAG ATAATTGTACCAGGAGATCGAAgagacatcagatatctccagatatttcAGCAGATGATGAGATCTCACAAGATGAAGATGAAGAACATTCTATTACCCCAGTTAAACCCTCAGCCCATAACAGCAAATATATGTCATCTGATTTTTTTATACAAATCCCGACAAATACTTCATCGCAGATTGTTAAGCTAAATGAAATTCAGAAATTAGATCCTACTAAACATCAAAAAAATCGCGTAgtagaaaagccattttcatgccaagaatgtgggaaaagttttgatcgtttttCAGCGCTTGTCGAACACtccagaattcacacaggggagaagccgttttcatgcaaAAAATGCGGAAAAAGTTTTGCTATGAAATCAAGACTTAAcgcccatcaaagaattcacacagtgaAGCCATTTACATGCCTGGGatgtgggagatgttttactCATAAATCACGTCTCAATGAACATCTAGAAAAATGCCTAAAGGAAAAAGCATTTCCATGCCAAAAATGTTGGAAGAGTTTTAATAGGAACTGCGAACTTGTTGAACacgagagaactcacacaggggagaagccgtttccATGTCCAAAATGCGGAAAGTGCTTTATTTCCAACGCAGCTcttaacaaacataaaaaaattcacaaagagaagccatttttatgtccggaatgtgggaaaagttttaatTCTAAATCAGCTTTTATTAAACATCTAAACACTCATCCAGGTGTACAGCAATTTCAATGCTCAAAATGTGATAAATCTTTTCCTGTTCAATCATTTCTGGTTGAACATGAAAGAGTTCACAAAGCAGATCCATTTATATGCCAAGAATGTGGAAGGAATCTGGATAGTTTTTCAGCTCTTGTCGCACATTTccgaattcacacaggagagaagccatataaATGCGTAGAATGTGGAAAGTCTTATTCTCAGAAAATTTCTCTTATCTCACATCAGAAAAATTTTCATGACTAG